AGGGGCGTTCTACTATATCCAGAAGCCGTTTCGCAACGACGAGCTGCTGGCCATCCTGCGACGTGCCGCTGAACATCGCCTGCTGCGTGTCGAAAATCATGAGTTGAAGCAGGAAATCCGGCGACATGAGCGCACCACGTCGCTGCGGCCTATCGGTCGCAGCAAATCGTGGATGGACGTCCTGCGGCTTGCCGAGACGGTTGCGCCGACGGATTCCACGGTGCTGATCACCGGCGAGTCGGGCACCGGTAAGGAGGTCATCGCGCGATATATCCATGACCTCTCCACGCGGGCCGACCACTCGTTCCTGTCCATCAACTGCGGCGCGTTGCCGGAATCGTTGCTGGAGAGCGAGTTGTTCGGACATGTAAAGGGGTCGTTCACGGGAGCGATCAAGGACAAGGCCGGCCTGTTCGCGGCCGCCGGGAGTGGCTCGTTCTTCCTCGATGAAATCGGCGAAACGACGCCGTCCACCCAGGTGAAGTTGCTGCGTGTCTTGCAGCAACGCGAAGTGATCCCGGTGGGCGCGACCGAGGCGCAATCGGTGGACACGCGGGTGATTGCCGCGACGAACCGTGATCTCGAAGAAGAAATCAAGCGCGGCCATTTCCGCGCCGACCTGTACTATCGGTTGAACGTCATTGCCGTGCATCTGCCGCCCTTGCGCCACCGCGCCGACGACATCGCGGTGCTCGCGGAGTCATTTCTGGCCCGGAGTGCCATGCAGCGCAAGGAGCCGGTCAAAACGCTCAGCGAGGCCGCACTCGATATCCTGAACGCCTACCAGTGGCCCGGCAACGTGCGGGAACTGGAGAATGCCCTGGAGCGCGCGGTGATCCTGTCGTCGGACGACGTGATCTATCCGGAGGCCCTGCCCG
The Gemmatimonadaceae bacterium genome window above contains:
- a CDS encoding sigma-54-dependent Fis family transcriptional regulator; translated protein: MIASAHTGAAAPRVLVVDDESSILDSLRILLKNEGFVPFTALGGKQGIERLTELRPDIVLTDVRMPDVSGVQVLSAARQADANMPVILMTAQATLQSAMQAVNEGAFYYIQKPFRNDELLAILRRAAEHRLLRVENHELKQEIRRHERTTSLRPIGRSKSWMDVLRLAETVAPTDSTVLITGESGTGKEVIARYIHDLSTRADHSFLSINCGALPESLLESELFGHVKGSFTGAIKDKAGLFAAAGSGSFFLDEIGETTPSTQVKLLRVLQQREVIPVGATEAQSVDTRVIAATNRDLEEEIKRGHFRADLYYRLNVIAVHLPPLRHRADDIAVLAESFLARSAMQRKEPVKTLSEAALDILNAYQWPGNVRELENALERAVILSSDDVIYPEALPERITARRAEPLVSERTPTTPTLEAIERAYIEWVLQNEGGNKSRAADMLGIDPSTLYRKLARYGDA